The Flavobacterium piscisymbiosum genome includes a region encoding these proteins:
- the tuf gene encoding elongation factor Tu, with protein sequence MAKENFNRSKPHLNIGTIGHVDHGKTTLTAAITKVLSDAGYCQAKSFDQIDNAPEEKERGITINTSHVEYETANRHYAHVDCPGHADYVKNMVTGAAQMDGAILVVAATDGPMPQTREHILLGRQVGIPRIVVFMNKVDMVDDAELLELVEMEIRDLLSFYEYDGDNGPVVQGSALGGLNNDPAWVPKIIELMEAVDAWIEEPVRDVAKPFLMPVEDVFTITGRGTVATGRIETGIANTGDPVEIIGMGADKLTSTITGVEMFRKILDRGEAGDNVGLLLRGIDKESIKRGMVIIKPGSVKPHATFKAEVYILKKEEGGRHTPFHNNYRPQFYVRTTDVTGVITLPEGVEMVMPGDNLTINVALLSPIAMSVGLRFAIREGGRTVGAGQVTEIVG encoded by the coding sequence ATGGCAAAGGAGAATTTTAATCGTTCCAAACCGCACTTAAACATAGGTACAATTGGACACGTGGATCACGGAAAAACTACATTAACTGCAGCAATTACAAAAGTATTGTCTGATGCTGGTTACTGTCAAGCAAAATCGTTTGATCAAATCGATAACGCTCCAGAGGAGAAAGAAAGAGGTATTACTATTAATACATCACACGTAGAGTATGAAACAGCTAACCGTCACTACGCTCACGTTGACTGTCCAGGTCACGCGGATTACGTAAAGAACATGGTTACTGGTGCTGCTCAAATGGACGGAGCTATCTTAGTAGTTGCTGCTACAGATGGTCCAATGCCACAAACTCGTGAGCACATCCTTTTAGGTCGTCAGGTAGGTATTCCAAGAATCGTTGTTTTTATGAACAAAGTGGATATGGTTGATGATGCTGAATTGTTAGAGCTTGTTGAGATGGAAATCAGAGATTTATTATCTTTCTACGAATATGATGGAGATAATGGTCCTGTAGTTCAAGGTTCTGCTTTAGGAGGATTGAATAATGATCCTGCTTGGGTACCAAAAATCATTGAATTAATGGAAGCTGTTGATGCTTGGATCGAAGAGCCAGTACGTGACGTAGCTAAACCATTCTTGATGCCGGTTGAAGATGTATTTACAATTACTGGTCGTGGAACTGTTGCTACAGGTCGTATCGAAACAGGTATTGCTAATACAGGAGATCCAGTTGAAATCATTGGTATGGGAGCTGATAAATTAACTTCTACTATTACAGGAGTTGAGATGTTCCGTAAAATCCTTGATAGAGGTGAAGCTGGAGATAACGTAGGTTTATTGTTAAGAGGTATTGATAAAGAATCTATCAAAAGAGGAATGGTTATCATTAAGCCAGGATCAGTAAAACCACACGCTACTTTCAAAGCTGAGGTTTATATCTTGAAAAAAGAAGAAGGTGGACGTCATACTCCATTCCATAATAACTACCGTCCACAGTTCTACGTACGTACAACTGACGTAACAGGAGTTATTACTTTACCAGAAGGAGTAGAGATGGTAATGCCAGGAGATAACTTGACTATCAATGTTGCTTTATTAAGCCCAATCGCAATGAGCGTAGGTTTACGTTTCGCTATCCGTGAAGGTGGTAGAACAGTAGGTGCAGGTCAGGTAACTGAAATCGTAGGATAA
- the secE gene encoding preprotein translocase subunit SecE translates to MTKVTNYLSEAFEELKSNVTWPAWAEVQKLTIVVAVFSVLFALATWGVDEFFAKALAGFFNWLKG, encoded by the coding sequence ATGACAAAAGTTACGAATTATTTATCAGAGGCTTTCGAAGAGTTAAAGTCAAATGTTACTTGGCCTGCTTGGGCTGAGGTTCAAAAATTGACAATTGTTGTAGCTGTATTTTCGGTATTATTCGCCTTGGCAACATGGGGAGTAGACGAATTTTTTGCAAAAGCTTTGGCTGGATTTTTTAACTGGTTAAAAGGATAA
- the nusG gene encoding transcription termination/antitermination protein NusG codes for MADNNVKKWYVVRAVSGQENKVKAYIETEIARLGMGDYVSQVLVPTEKVVTVKEGKKMSKDKVYFPGYVMIEANLVGEIPHIIKSITSVIGFLGEIKGGEPVPLRLSEVNRMLGKVDELAVNTDTRAIPFNLGETVKVIDGPFNGFNGTVEKINEEKRKLEVMVKIFGRKTPLELSFMQVEKV; via the coding sequence ATGGCAGATAATAATGTGAAAAAATGGTACGTAGTTAGAGCAGTAAGCGGACAGGAAAACAAAGTCAAAGCTTATATCGAAACTGAGATTGCCAGACTAGGTATGGGTGATTATGTTTCCCAAGTTTTAGTACCTACAGAAAAAGTAGTTACTGTAAAAGAAGGAAAGAAAATGTCTAAGGATAAAGTTTATTTCCCTGGATATGTTATGATCGAAGCCAATTTGGTTGGTGAGATACCTCATATTATTAAGTCTATTACTAGTGTAATTGGATTTTTAGGTGAGATCAAAGGTGGAGAACCTGTTCCTTTGAGGCTTTCTGAAGTAAATAGAATGTTAGGTAAAGTAGATGAGTTAGCTGTAAATACAGATACTCGTGCTATTCCTTTCAACTTAGGCGAAACTGTTAAGGTGATCGATGGTCCATTTAATGGCTTCAACGGAACAGTTGAAAAAATCAATGAAGAAAAGCGTAAACTTGAAGTAATGGTGAAAATTTTCGGAAGAAAAACTCCATTAGAATTAAGTTTTATGCAAGTTGAAAAAGTATAA
- the rplK gene encoding 50S ribosomal protein L11 has protein sequence MAKEISKVVKLQVKGGAANPSPPVGPALGAAGVNIMEFCKQFNARTQDKPGKICPVQITVYKDKSFDFVVKTPPAAVQLLEAAKLKSGSGEPNRKKVASVTWDVIKAIAEDKMVDLNAFTIESAMSMIAGTARSMGITVSGDAPF, from the coding sequence ATGGCTAAAGAAATTAGTAAGGTAGTTAAACTACAAGTTAAGGGAGGTGCTGCGAATCCGTCGCCACCGGTTGGACCTGCTTTAGGAGCTGCTGGGGTTAATATCATGGAGTTCTGTAAGCAGTTCAATGCTAGAACACAAGATAAACCTGGCAAAATATGCCCAGTACAAATTACTGTGTATAAAGACAAATCATTTGATTTTGTTGTAAAAACTCCTCCAGCTGCTGTCCAATTATTGGAAGCTGCAAAGCTAAAGTCTGGATCAGGTGAACCAAATCGTAAAAAAGTAGCTAGTGTTACTTGGGACGTTATCAAAGCTATTGCTGAAGATAAAATGGTAGATTTAAATGCATTCACAATCGAATCTGCAATGAGCATGATCGCTGGAACTGCTAGATCTATGGGTATAACTGTATCAGGAGATGCTCCTTTTTAA
- the rplA gene encoding 50S ribosomal protein L1 has product MAKLTKKQKEAASKIEKNKLYSLKDAAALIKVIASAKFDESVDIAVRLGVDPRKANQMVRGVVTLPHGTGKDVKVLALVTPDKEAEAKEAGADYVGLDDYLQKIKDGWTDVDVIITMPAVMGKLGPLGRILGPRGLMPNPKTGTVTMDVAKAVAEVKAGKIDFKVDKTGIVHAGIGKVSFGAEQIYDNAHEIIQTLIKLKPTAAKGTYIKGIHLTSTMSPAIALDPKAV; this is encoded by the coding sequence ATGGCAAAATTAACAAAAAAGCAAAAAGAGGCTGCTTCAAAAATTGAAAAGAACAAACTATACTCTTTAAAAGATGCAGCTGCATTAATTAAAGTTATAGCTTCTGCAAAATTTGATGAGTCTGTTGATATCGCAGTTCGTTTGGGTGTAGATCCAAGAAAAGCGAATCAAATGGTTAGAGGTGTAGTTACATTACCTCACGGAACAGGTAAAGACGTTAAAGTATTAGCATTGGTTACTCCAGATAAAGAAGCGGAAGCTAAAGAAGCTGGGGCTGATTATGTAGGTCTTGACGATTATTTACAAAAAATTAAAGATGGTTGGACAGATGTTGATGTGATCATCACTATGCCAGCTGTTATGGGTAAATTAGGTCCATTAGGTCGTATTTTAGGACCTAGAGGTTTAATGCCAAACCCTAAAACAGGTACTGTAACTATGGATGTTGCAAAAGCTGTTGCAGAGGTTAAAGCTGGTAAAATTGACTTTAAAGTTGATAAAACTGGTATCGTACATGCAGGAATTGGTAAAGTTTCTTTTGGAGCTGAGCAAATTTATGACAATGCACACGAAATTATTCAAACATTAATCAAACTTAAACCAACTGCTGCTAAAGGTACCTATATTAAAGGTATTCACCTTACAAGCACTATGAGTCCTGCAATTGCATTGGACCCTAAAGCAGTATAA
- the rplJ gene encoding 50S ribosomal protein L10, with translation MTREEKSIAIEDLTAQLAGTNIIYVSDISGLNAETTSSLRRACFKAGIKLEVVKNTLLAKAMEASANDYGDLPSVLTGNSAIFISDVANAPGKIIKDFRKKSAKPVLKGAYINSEIYIGDDQLDALATIKSKEELLGELIGLLQSPAQRIISALQNKFAGSEEEAEA, from the coding sequence ATGACTAGAGAAGAAAAATCAATCGCGATTGAAGATTTAACTGCACAGTTAGCTGGTACAAATATTATTTATGTATCTGATATTTCTGGATTAAACGCAGAAACTACTTCAAGCTTGAGAAGAGCTTGCTTTAAAGCAGGTATAAAATTAGAGGTTGTAAAAAACACTTTGCTTGCAAAAGCAATGGAAGCTTCTGCTAATGACTATGGTGATTTACCTTCAGTATTGACTGGTAATAGTGCTATCTTCATTTCAGATGTTGCAAATGCACCTGGAAAAATAATTAAAGATTTCAGAAAAAAATCAGCAAAACCTGTATTAAAAGGGGCTTATATTAATTCTGAAATTTACATTGGAGATGATCAATTAGATGCATTAGCAACTATCAAATCTAAAGAAGAACTTCTTGGAGAACTTATTGGATTATTGCAATCACCAGCACAAAGAATTATTTCTGCTTTACAAAACAAATTCGCTGGTAGCGAAGAAGAAGCTGAAGCATAA
- the rplL gene encoding 50S ribosomal protein L7/L12, translated as MADLKQFAEQLVNLTVKEVNELATILKDEYGIEPAAAAVVVAAGGGEGAAEEAQTEFTVVLKEAGASKLAVVKLVKELTGLGLKEAKDVVDGAPSNVKEGVSKEEAEGLKKSLEEAGAVVELK; from the coding sequence ATGGCAGATTTGAAACAATTCGCAGAACAATTAGTTAACTTAACAGTTAAAGAAGTTAACGAATTAGCAACAATATTAAAAGACGAGTATGGTATCGAGCCTGCTGCTGCAGCTGTAGTAGTTGCTGCTGGTGGTGGAGAAGGTGCTGCTGAAGAAGCACAAACTGAATTTACAGTTGTATTAAAAGAAGCTGGTGCTTCTAAATTAGCAGTTGTAAAATTAGTTAAAGAACTTACAGGTTTAGGTTTGAAAGAAGCTAAAGATGTAGTTGACGGTGCTCCAAGTAACGTTAAAGAAGGTGTTTCTAAAGAAGAGGCTGAAGGTCTTAAAAAATCATTAGAAGAAGCTGGAGCTGTAGTTGAGCTTAAATAA
- the rpoB gene encoding DNA-directed RNA polymerase subunit beta, with protein sequence MITNQTERLNFASTKNIPDYPDFLDVQVKSFKDFFQLETKSDERGNEGLYNTFMENFPITDTRNNFVLEFLDYFVDPPRYTIQECIERGLTYSVPLKARLKLYCTDPEHEDFETIVQDVYLGTIPYMTPSGTFVINGAERVVVSQLHRSPGVFFGQSFHANGTKLYSARVIPFKGSWIEFSTDINSVMYAYIDRKKKLPVTTLFRAIGFERDKDILEIFDLAEEIKVSKTGIKKYIGRRLAARVLNTWHEDFVDEDTGEVVSIERNEIILDRDTIIDKDNVEEIIDSNVKSILLHKEDNNQADYAIIHNTLQKDPTNSEKEAVEHIYRQLRNAEPPDEETARGIIDKLFFSDQRYNLGEVGRYRMNKKLGLDIPMEKQVLTKEDIITIVKYLIELINSKAEIDDIDHLSNRRVRTVGEQLSQQFGVGLARMARTIRERMNVRDNEVFTPIDLINAKTLSSVINSFFGTNQLSQFMDQTNPLAEITHKRRLSALGPGGLSRERAGFEVRDVHYTHYGRLCPIETPEGPNIGLISSLGVYAKVNGMGFIETPYRKVTDGVVDLESTPIYLSAEEEEGKMIAQANIEMDATGKITATNVIAREEGDFPVVEPSAVHYTDVAPNQIASISASLIPFLEHDDANRALMGSNMMRQAVPLIRPEAPIVGTGLERQVASDSRVLINAEGDGTVEYVDANIITIKYDRTEDERMVSFDADEKTYNLIKFRKTNQGTSINLKPIVRKGDRVILGQVLSEGYATQNGELALGRNLKVAFMPWKGYNFEDAIVISEKVVRDDIFTSIHVDDYSLEVRDTKLGNEELTNDIPNVSEEATKDLDENGMIRIGAEVKPGDILIGKITPKGESDPTPEEKLLRAIFGDKAGDVKDASLKASPSLHGVVLDKKLFARAVKDKRKRTQDKDALGALEMEFETKFVELKDRLVEKLFLIVNGKTSQGVMNDLGEEVLPKGKKYTQKMLYAVEDFAHLSKGQWVADDATNKMVNDLIHNYKIKLNDLQGSLRREKFTITVGDELPSGILKLAKIYIAKKRKLKVGDKMAGRHGNKGIVARIVRHEDMPFLEDGTPVDIVLNPLGVPSRMNIGQIYETVLGWAGQNLGRKFATPIFDGASLDQINELTDEAGVPRFGHTHLYDGGTGERFHQAATVGVIYMLKLGHMVDDKMHARSIGPYSLITQQPLGGKAQFGGQRFGEMEVWALEAYGASSTLREILTVKSDDVIGRAKTYEAIVKGESMPEPGLPESFNVLMHELKGLGLDIRLEE encoded by the coding sequence ATGATAACAAATCAGACTGAAAGATTGAATTTTGCCTCTACAAAAAATATTCCTGACTATCCGGATTTTCTGGACGTTCAGGTTAAATCTTTTAAAGATTTTTTTCAATTAGAAACTAAATCTGATGAAAGAGGCAACGAAGGGTTATACAACACCTTCATGGAAAACTTCCCAATTACAGATACAAGAAACAACTTTGTATTGGAATTCCTAGATTACTTTGTAGATCCGCCACGTTATACAATTCAAGAATGTATAGAGAGAGGTCTTACTTATAGTGTGCCTTTAAAAGCCAGGTTAAAACTATACTGTACAGATCCGGAACACGAAGATTTTGAAACTATTGTACAAGATGTTTACCTTGGAACAATACCTTATATGACTCCAAGCGGTACTTTTGTTATCAACGGTGCTGAGCGTGTAGTAGTATCTCAACTACACCGTTCTCCAGGGGTTTTCTTTGGTCAATCATTCCACGCAAATGGAACAAAACTTTATTCTGCCAGAGTAATTCCTTTTAAAGGTTCTTGGATAGAATTTTCTACAGATATCAACAGCGTAATGTATGCTTATATCGACAGAAAGAAAAAATTACCGGTTACAACTTTATTCCGTGCAATTGGATTCGAAAGAGATAAGGATATCCTTGAGATCTTCGACCTTGCTGAAGAAATTAAAGTTTCTAAAACAGGTATTAAAAAATATATTGGAAGAAGACTTGCTGCACGTGTATTGAACACTTGGCACGAGGATTTCGTTGATGAAGATACCGGTGAGGTAGTTTCTATCGAACGTAACGAAATCATCCTTGATAGAGATACTATTATCGACAAAGATAATGTTGAAGAAATCATTGATTCTAACGTAAAATCTATTTTGTTACACAAAGAGGATAATAATCAGGCAGATTATGCTATTATCCACAACACGTTACAAAAAGATCCAACAAACTCTGAAAAAGAAGCTGTTGAGCATATCTACAGACAATTGCGTAATGCAGAACCGCCTGATGAAGAAACTGCTCGTGGTATTATAGATAAATTGTTCTTCTCTGATCAACGTTATAACTTAGGTGAAGTTGGTCGTTACAGAATGAACAAAAAACTTGGTTTGGATATCCCAATGGAAAAGCAAGTGCTTACCAAAGAAGATATCATTACCATTGTAAAATATTTGATCGAATTGATCAACTCTAAAGCAGAGATTGATGATATTGATCACTTATCAAACCGTCGTGTTAGAACAGTTGGAGAACAATTGTCTCAACAATTCGGTGTTGGTTTAGCACGTATGGCAAGAACTATTCGTGAGAGAATGAACGTTAGAGATAACGAGGTGTTTACACCAATCGATTTGATTAATGCTAAAACATTATCATCGGTTATCAACTCTTTCTTTGGTACGAACCAGTTGTCTCAATTTATGGACCAAACGAATCCATTAGCTGAGATTACACACAAAAGAAGACTTTCTGCCCTTGGACCTGGTGGACTTTCGAGAGAGAGAGCTGGATTTGAGGTTCGTGACGTTCACTATACACACTATGGTCGTTTATGTCCGATTGAAACTCCAGAGGGACCAAACATTGGTTTGATTTCATCTCTTGGTGTTTATGCAAAAGTTAACGGAATGGGATTCATCGAAACTCCATACCGTAAAGTAACTGATGGTGTAGTTGATTTAGAAAGTACACCTATCTATTTAAGTGCTGAAGAAGAAGAAGGAAAAATGATTGCTCAGGCAAACATTGAAATGGATGCTACTGGTAAAATCACGGCAACAAATGTTATTGCTCGTGAGGAAGGTGACTTCCCGGTTGTTGAGCCTTCTGCAGTACATTATACAGACGTTGCACCTAACCAGATCGCTTCGATTTCGGCTTCATTGATTCCTTTCCTGGAACATGATGATGCGAATAGAGCCTTGATGGGATCTAACATGATGCGTCAGGCGGTTCCTTTGATCCGTCCGGAAGCACCAATTGTTGGTACAGGTTTAGAGCGTCAAGTGGCTTCAGATTCTAGAGTATTGATTAATGCTGAAGGAGATGGAACTGTAGAATATGTTGATGCAAACATCATTACTATCAAATACGACCGTACTGAAGATGAAAGAATGGTTAGTTTTGATGCTGATGAAAAAACATACAACTTAATTAAATTTAGAAAAACCAATCAAGGTACAAGTATCAACTTGAAACCAATCGTAAGAAAAGGGGACAGAGTGATTCTTGGACAAGTGTTATCAGAAGGATATGCTACTCAAAATGGTGAATTAGCTTTAGGTAGAAACTTAAAAGTTGCGTTCATGCCATGGAAAGGGTATAACTTTGAGGATGCGATTGTAATTTCTGAAAAAGTAGTTCGTGATGATATTTTTACTTCTATCCACGTTGATGATTACTCATTAGAGGTTAGAGATACTAAGTTAGGAAATGAAGAGTTAACAAACGATATTCCTAACGTTTCTGAAGAAGCTACTAAAGATTTAGATGAAAACGGTATGATCAGAATTGGAGCAGAGGTTAAACCTGGCGACATTTTGATTGGAAAAATTACACCAAAAGGAGAATCAGATCCTACTCCAGAGGAGAAATTGCTTCGTGCAATCTTCGGGGATAAAGCAGGAGATGTAAAAGATGCGTCATTAAAAGCTTCTCCATCTTTACACGGTGTAGTTCTTGACAAAAAATTATTTGCAAGAGCCGTAAAAGATAAACGTAAACGTACTCAGGATAAAGATGCTTTAGGCGCTTTAGAAATGGAATTCGAAACTAAATTTGTTGAATTAAAAGACAGATTGGTTGAAAAATTATTCCTGATCGTGAACGGAAAAACATCTCAGGGTGTAATGAATGATTTGGGTGAAGAAGTTTTACCAAAAGGTAAAAAATATACTCAAAAAATGCTTTACGCAGTAGAAGATTTTGCTCACTTAAGCAAAGGTCAATGGGTTGCTGATGATGCTACTAATAAAATGGTTAATGATTTAATTCATAACTATAAAATTAAGCTGAATGACTTACAGGGATCTTTAAGAAGAGAAAAATTCACTATTACAGTTGGAGATGAATTACCATCTGGAATCTTGAAATTGGCGAAAATTTATATCGCTAAAAAACGTAAACTGAAAGTAGGGGATAAAATGGCAGGACGTCACGGTAACAAAGGTATTGTTGCAAGAATCGTTCGTCATGAAGATATGCCTTTCCTTGAAGACGGAACACCGGTTGATATCGTATTGAATCCACTTGGGGTACCTTCACGTATGAACATTGGTCAGATTTATGAGACTGTTCTTGGATGGGCTGGTCAAAATTTAGGTAGAAAATTTGCTACTCCAATTTTTGATGGTGCTTCTTTAGATCAAATTAATGAATTAACTGATGAAGCTGGAGTACCACGTTTCGGACATACACATCTTTACGATGGTGGTACTGGAGAGCGTTTCCATCAGGCTGCAACTGTGGGTGTAATTTACATGCTTAAATTAGGACACATGGTTGATGATAAGATGCACGCACGTTCTATCGGACCATACTCGTTGATCACTCAACAACCACTTGGAGGTAAAGCTCAATTTGGAGGTCAGCGTTTTGGAGAGATGGAGGTTTGGGCACTTGAGGCTTATGGAGCATCAAGTACACTTCGTGAAATCTTAACAGTTAAATCGGATGACGTTATTGGTAGAGCTAAAACTTACGAAGCTATCGTTAAGGGTGAGTCTATGCCAGAACCAGGATTACCAGAATCATTCAATGTATTAATGCATGAATTGAAAGGTCTTGGACTTGACATTCGTTTAGAAGAATAA